AGAAGAGGTAATGTATGAAACGAATCCTGTCAAATATGAAGCCATTCATAATGCTTGTATTGGTTGCGATTTCCTTGCTATTTGTACAAGCATGGGCAGATCTCAAACTTCCAAGTTACATGTCGGACATTGTTAACGTTGGTATCCAACAATCGGGTATTGACCATGCAAGTCCAACAGAAATGAGTCAAGATGGTTTCAACTTGATTGCGGCGATTCTTCCTGAGGCTCAGGCTTCAGAATTTAAGGCTGCTTATACAGTTGAGGGTGATCGTGCCCTATTAAACGATAATGTTGATCGTGAGTCTTTGGATATTTTGATTGGGGAGTCAATTTGGACCCTCATGAATCTTGATATACCAGGTGCTCCTTCAATGGAAGGTCAAATTGCTGAAGATTTTGATATTCGTGAAATCTATCCGGCAATTCCATATTTCCAAATGCTTGATGAGAGCACAAAAGTTGCTGCTTATCAAAAAGCTGCCGACATGCCAGATGCACTTAAAGCGCAAACAGGGATTGTCTTAGCGAAAATGCTTTATGCTGAAATTGGTACTGAAGTCGGTACCTTGCAAAAGAACTACATTATGACAACCGGTGTTCAGATGATGGGTGTTACACTTATCGGTGTCGTAGCCGCAGTCTTAGTTGGTTTGGCTGCAACACGAACAGGAGCAGGATTCTCAAAACGCTTGCGACGCCAAGTTTTTGATAAGATTGAAAATTTCTCGAGTGAAGAATTTGATGAGTTCTCACAATCGTCGATGGTCGTTCGTACCGTTAACGATGTGTCGCAAGTTCAAATGATGATTATGATGTCGATTCGTATCTTCTTCTATGCACCGATTATGGCTGTTGGAGGGATCATTGCGATTATGAACCGAGCTGACTCCATGACATGGATTATCGCAGCTGCATGTGGCGCACTTTTGGTCGTCTTGATGCTTGTTTACTTTATCGCTGTACCTAAATTCAAAATCCGTCAAACACTTGTTGACCGTTTGAACTTAGTCTTTAGAGAGAACCTTAGTGGTGTTATGGTCATCCGTGCTTTCGGAAATAAAATTTTTGAAAAGAAACGTTTTGACAAAGCCAACACAGATGTTGCCGATTTAACACTCTTTGTAAACCGTGTAATGTCCATGATGATGCCAATTATGATGCTAATCATGAACTTAACCGTTGTGGGAATTATTTGGTTTGGTGCTGGAGAAGTATCCGATGGATTTATCCAAATTGGAGACATGATGGCATTTATGCAATATGCAATGCAAATCATTATGGCGTTCTTGATGATCGCAATGATCTTTATCTTTATTCCAAGAGCAATGGTTTCCTTACACCGTATTAATGAAATTTTAGAAACAGAAAATACAGTAAACGATCCAAAACAACCCCAAGCATTTATCGAAGACAAACGTGGATGGGTTGAATTCGAAAACGTTAACTTCAAGTATGGTGATGCTGATGAATATGTTTTAGAAAACATTACCTTGACAGCAAAACCAGGACAGACCACAGCATTCATCGGTTCAACCGGAAGTGGTAAGTCAACACTCATTAACCTTGTACCGCGTTTCTACGATGTATCCGATGGGGTCGTTCGTGTTAACGGCGTTGATGTTCGTGATATTGATCAAGACAAACTCCGTGATGAGATTGGTTATATTCCCCAAAAAGGAATCCTCTTAACAGGAACTGCTGAATACAACTTGAAATATGGCCGTCCTGATGCTACGGATGAAGAAGTGAGAAAAGCACTTGAAGTTGCTCAAGCAACATTCATTCTTGATAAAGAAGACGGCTTAAACTATGAAATTGCCCAAGGTGGAACCAACGTATCGGGTGGACAAAAACAACGCCTCAGCATTGCGAGGGCCCTTGTTAAAGATGCACCAATTTATATCTTTGACGATAGTTTCTCAGCGTTGGACTTCAAGACGGATCAATTGCTCCGTAAAGCCATTCATGAAAACTACGGTGGTGCAACATTACTTATCGTTGCGCAACGTGTCAACACAATCCTTGATGCTGATCAAATTGTAGTTCTTGATAATGGTGCGGTTGTTGGGATTGGTACCCACCATGAATTATTAAAATCATGCCCGACATACTATGAAATCGCGGCATCACAATTATCAGAGGAGGAATTAACATATGGCACGAAATAGAACCCATGTTCCTACTGGTAAACCAAAAGATTCGAAAGCTGCAATGAAAAAACTCATTGCCCTGATTAAACCCTATCGTGTACGATTCACAATGGTAATTATTGCTGCACTCGTTTCGACGGTGTTGGCAATTGCAGGACCTAAGATTCTTGGACAAGCAACAACTGTTCTCTTTGAAGGATTGGTTGCTCGTGTTCAAGGTTTGGGTGGTGTTGATTTTGACGAAATTGGTCGCATACTCATTATCTTAGTTGCGATTTATGGATTCAGTTTCCTCTTTAGTGCAATCCAAGGTTATGTAATGGCGGGGATTTCCCGGGGAATTACATTCAAACTTCGTAAAGATATGCACGAAAAGATTGAAAAATTACCATTAAGCTACTTTGATACAACTACTGTTGGGGAAGTCTTATCATTGGTTACCAATGATATTGACGTCATTGACTCAAACTTAACCAGCAGTCTGACTCAGATTCTGACATCCGTTACAACAATTATTGGTGTCTTGATTATGATGATCTCAATCAACTGGCAAATGACCTTAGCAGCACTTCTTGTCTTGCCAATCTCATTTGGAATTATTATGTTTATCTTTGGAAAGTCTCAAAAGTACTTTACTTCACAACAAGCCAACCTTGGTGACATCAACAGTCATATTGAAGAAATGTACAGCAGTCATGTCTTGATTAAAGCCTATAATGGTGAAGCAACTGCAATGCAACAATTTGATGAAATCAACGATCGTTTGTATGCATCTGCTTGGAAGTCAAACTTCTTCTCAGGACTTGTTCAACCTATCATGAACTTCGTTGGGAATGCTGGGTATGTTGTTATCAGTATTCTTGGTGGATGGTTTGCAACCCAAGGAATCATTAGTGTTGGGGATATTCAATCCTTTGTTCAATACATGCGTAACTTCTTAAACCCAATTGCACAATTGGGAAGTATTTCATCACAGTTCCAACAATCCATTGCGGCTTCAGAACGTGTATTTGAATACTTAGAGCAACCAGAAGAGGTTGCAGAAACAACGGAAACACACGACTTATCAAAAGTTAAGGGTGAAGTAACCTTTGATCATGTACACTTTGGATATGTTCCACAAACAACAATCATTAATGACTTTAGTGCTGAAGTGAAGCCGGGTCAAAAGATTGCGATTGTCGGCCCAACAGGTGCAGGTAAGACAACGATTGTTAAGTTATTGATGCGCTTCTACGATGTCACCTCTGGATCAATTAAGATTGACGGTGTTGATATTCGCGATTACCAACGTTCAGAATTGCGTGAACTTATTGGAATGGTTCTTCAGGATACATGGCTCTATAGCGATACCATTATGGAAAATATTCGCTATGGGAAACTTGAAGCTAGTGATGAAGATGTATTAACAGCTGCTGCCAAAGCACAAGTTGATCACTTTGTCCGAACACTGCCTGAAGGCTACAATACGGTTCTTAACGAAGAGACATCTAACGTGTCGCAAGGTCAAAAGCAATTATTGACCATCGCACGTGCAATCCTCGCTGATCCTAAGATTCTTATCTTGGATGAAGCAACAAGTTCCGTCGATACACGTACTGAAGTGTTGATTCAACGTGCACTCGATACCCTCATGGAAGGACGTACAAGCTTTATTATTGCCCACCGTCTCTCTACAATTCGTGACGCAGATTTGATTCTTGTCATGGATAAAGGGGATATTGTTGAAATGGGTAACCACGAAGAACTCCTTAAACAAAATGGATTCTACGCGGTTCTCTATAACTCACAATTTTCAGAAGATTAAGAAAGTAAGTAAGGTCCTTGATACTCTCCGGAGTCAGGGGCCTTATTTTATGACAAAGGAGTCAATGTCAAAGAAATTAGCGCATTTGACCAATAAAGTTTATTGTTGAAAAGCGAAAACATGCCTATAATTTCTAAGGAGGTGCACAATGACACTGGGAGAACGATTTATAACATTAAGAAAAGAAAAAGGGTTTACACAAGATGATGTCGCGGACCGCCTTAACGTGAGTCGACAAACAATCTCGAATTGGGAAAATGGCAGTGCAGCACCCAGTATACAGAAGGCGAAGGAGTTAGCGGCTCTGTATCAAATCAGTCTTGATGCGATGGTTGGGAACGCACCCATTCATAAGCCACACAACAACCTAATGAAAGCCTGGGAAGGCAAAGTGTGCAAGGTGTTAATGACGGGTGATTATGTGAGTGCCAATGCGCTTCAGTATCCAGCACGAGTGATTGAGGTAGATGATGAGTGGATAACACTGGAGTTTCAAAAGAAGAAAGGACAACGCGAAACAGAAATAATGAATATCGAAACAATCAAAGGGCTCATAGAAGTGGGGGATGAAAGATGAATGCATGGTACTTTGCGATACCTGCATTTATTTGGGTAATGTTTGAAATATCGGAACTTAAAAGTCGCATTCGCAAATTTGATGGCGGACAGAAGACGATTGATGAGCAGTTACAACGAAGTGTAGGAATGACAATAGTCGTAAATATAGAAGATATTATTGATGTACGCATTGCACGCACCAAGAGCGCATATACTGAGGTGACAGTGAAGGAGGTTTCGCTTCCGTGGTGTCTTTTGGAATTTCAAACAAATAAAGATGGCCCTCTGACGGTACTGTTGCGGAGTGAATGCATCCAAACCATTATTGGAAAAGCGATAGATTAATTGTGAGTTTCAGAGTATCGTTTTCATATCACTTGCAGTATAATTAACATTAATGTGAAGGAGATTGATTATGAAATACGACACGTTATTGATAGATATCGACAATACCCTATTTGATTTTGATGCAGCTCAAGACATTGCGTTTGAGAAGGTGTTAGAGGATTTGGGAATTCCTTATTCAGAAGCAATTAAGCAAAAATACTTAGAAACAAGCCACAGTCTGTGGAAAGGGTATGAAGAAGGAAGAAACAGCAAGGATGATATTTGGAACAAACGCTTTGTCATCACGACAGAAGGTTATGATGTTCCATATACCGGACTTGAAATGGATGATATGTTCCGGGCTCACTTGGCAGCAAATAATATTTACATGCCATACGCTGAAGAATTCTTACAAGCAGTTGCTGATGATTTCCGTCTTGTCGTTGTGACAAATGGTGTATCCGAAACACAATTTCTTCGCTTGAAGAATGCAGGGATCACCGATTTGTTTGAACTTGTTGTCGTGTCATCAGACACCGGATATGCAAAACCCCACAATGGATTCTTTGATTATGCCTTCGATCGACTTGATAATGTTGATCTTTCAAGAACCTTGATTCTGGGTGATTCGCTCACTGCGGACATGCAAGGTGGTATTAATGCAGGGATTTCCACATGTTGGTACAATCCAAAGGGCGTCGAAAATACGACAACTATTGGCGTTGACTATGAGGTTCATGATTTACGCGATGTACTCGAGATTGTACGATAAGTGAATCTCTGCTTGTGCTAAATACCGCGAAACGTTATAATGTTTCTATAAAGGCGGATGTGTCATGACTCAAAAAAATACAAAAAAGAAAAACGATAATAAAAAAAACAATTCTTCTTACAACAAAGCGGTGCTTATGAGTATTGTTCTATTGTTTATGGGAATTTTCGATAAAATACTTTATCCAAACAATGATTGGCCACTTTTGAGAATGGCAAACTATATTGTCATGTTGGCATTGTTTATAGCGATCGTAATGCAATTCATTAAAATGATGAAAGATGGAAAAAAAGGCAAGTAGGTATACTTGTCTTTTTTTTATACTCTTAGAAAAAGTCTTCGGAAATAACACCATTAACCTCAGGTATCTCATCCATAAGTAATGCTTCAACGCCACCCTTAAGTGTATAGTCGATGAGGCCACAACCAATGCATGCACCCAACAGGCGAACCGTAACGATTCCTTTGTCATCAACACTGACAAATTCCATATCACCACCATCACGTTGGATGTAAGGGCGGATTTTATCAAGTGATCTCACAATCCGTTCTTCTAAAGTCATGTCTATCACCCCTGAAAAAAGTATAGTATAGATGCAGTGATAAAGCCAAGTAAGAAGCCCCCAATAACCTCAACCCATTTGTGACCCAATACTTCTTTGATTTTTTCACGATAGACTGGATTTTCAAGTGTGGTCTGTGTTAAGACTTCGATATCTTGGATAAGTTGTTTGGTCATTTTGATATTTTGGCCAGCATAGTAACGAACATTCGCTGCATCATAAATAACGGTGAGAGAGAAAACCAATGAGATAAAGAAAAATTGTGATTGAAAATTTGAAAGATACCCATATGCCATGGTTAAACCCACGACAAGTGACGTGTGTGAACTTGGAAATCCACCACTTTCAAAGATGAAACTTAAATCTTTCTCGCCTGTTCGTAAATAATAGAAAAATGGTTTTAATAATTGCGCGAGAAGGTTGGCGACAACGGCCGATATAATTGGATATAAATTTGAACTCATAGTTTCACCTCGGACTTTTATTATATCATACAAATTTGGATGTGTTATAATATCTATGATATTGAGGTATGAAAATGAAACGTATGTATGCAAATGGACAAATTGTTGAAGGTTTAATTACAGGAATTCAACCGTATGGCGCGTTTGTGGCAATTGATGAGAATACGACCGGATTGATTCACATTTCAGAGATATCTGATGATTTTGTTCGTGATATTCGTCAATTTGTAACGCAAGGAGAACATATTGTTGCCAAGATAATTGATGTCAGTGAAGGACCGCACCAGTTGCGCTTGTCTTTAAAAGCGCTGAATTATTCCTCACGCCGTAATCGCGTTGATAAAGAATACAAGCGAACTTTGCTGCCCAAAGATGACATTGGCTTTGAGACACTTGCGCAAATGATGCCTCAGTGGTTGAAACAAAAGGAGACAGACATGGTTAAAGTTGATTTATCACACGCTCTATTAAAGGGCAATGTATTGGATCACCAAAGTGAAGTAACACGAATTCATGAGATGATCCACAATCGTACCGGACGCGGTAATGATTATCTTGGTTGGTTAGACTGGGCAGATACATATGACAAGGATGAGTTTGCACGCATTAAAGTTGCGGCACAACGCATTCAAGATCAAGCAGATGTACTTTTAGTTTGCGGTATTGGTGGTTCTTACCTTGGTGCTCGTGCAGCGATTGAGATGTTACAAGGGCCCTATCCAAAGAATAACTTGGAAATAATCTATGTTGGGAACACATTCTCATCGACAGCAATTGTACGTATCTTAGACTATATCAAAGATAAACGCGTTGCACTAAATGTCATTTCAAAATCTGGAACAACTACTGAGACAGCGCTTGCTTTCCGCTTGATTCGCCAATTTATGGAAGAAAAATACGGGGAAGCAGAAGCAGCAACACGCATTTATGCAACAACAGATGCTGAAAAAGGATTGTTAAAACCACTGGCTGATGAAAAAGGCTATGAAACATTCGTGATTCCTGATGATATCGGCGGACGTTTCTCAGTCATCACACCAGTAGGGTTGTTGCCAATCGCTGCTGCGGGAATTAGCATCGATGATTTCATGCAAGGTGTTAAGGACGCTACATTTGAACTCAACAACCCTGCACTTGAATCCAACCCAGCGTATGTCTATGGTACTGTCCGTAACATGCTCTATAATGATGGCAAAGCAGTAGAAATGTTTGTGAGCTATGAAACTCATCTTGTGTATCTTGCGGAATGGTGGAAACAACTTTTTGCCGAATCTGAAGGTAAAGAAGGTAAAGGCTTACTACCTGCGAGCGTAAACTTCTCAACGGATCTTCATTCTTTAGGACAATTCATCCAAGATGGAACAAAGAATATATTTGAAACCGTCGTCTTAATTGATAATCCAATGGAAGACACAACGGTTCCAACCGAAGCAAATGATCTCGATCAAATGAATTACTTAGCAGGTAAGAGTTTGAACTGGATCAACGAGAAAGCATTTGAAGGTACATTGGAAGCGCACGAAATTACCGGAGGCGTACCAAATATAATTTTATCCATTGAGAAAGCAGATGCTTACCATTTTGGATACTTGGTATACTTCTATTTCAAAGCACTTGCTATGTCGGCGTACATGCTTGATGTAAACCCATTTGATCAACCAGGTGTTGAAGTCTACAAGAAAAACATGTTTAGACTCTTAGGAAAATAAAAAGAAAAGAAACTCATTCGAGTTTCTCTTTTTTTATACATGACTTACCAGGAATAGAGCGTGATAAGTCTTTTTTTAGGAAGTGCATT
The window above is part of the Erysipelothrix sp. HDW6C genome. Proteins encoded here:
- a CDS encoding ABC transporter ATP-binding protein, whose protein sequence is MKRILSNMKPFIMLVLVAISLLFVQAWADLKLPSYMSDIVNVGIQQSGIDHASPTEMSQDGFNLIAAILPEAQASEFKAAYTVEGDRALLNDNVDRESLDILIGESIWTLMNLDIPGAPSMEGQIAEDFDIREIYPAIPYFQMLDESTKVAAYQKAADMPDALKAQTGIVLAKMLYAEIGTEVGTLQKNYIMTTGVQMMGVTLIGVVAAVLVGLAATRTGAGFSKRLRRQVFDKIENFSSEEFDEFSQSSMVVRTVNDVSQVQMMIMMSIRIFFYAPIMAVGGIIAIMNRADSMTWIIAAACGALLVVLMLVYFIAVPKFKIRQTLVDRLNLVFRENLSGVMVIRAFGNKIFEKKRFDKANTDVADLTLFVNRVMSMMMPIMMLIMNLTVVGIIWFGAGEVSDGFIQIGDMMAFMQYAMQIIMAFLMIAMIFIFIPRAMVSLHRINEILETENTVNDPKQPQAFIEDKRGWVEFENVNFKYGDADEYVLENITLTAKPGQTTAFIGSTGSGKSTLINLVPRFYDVSDGVVRVNGVDVRDIDQDKLRDEIGYIPQKGILLTGTAEYNLKYGRPDATDEEVRKALEVAQATFILDKEDGLNYEIAQGGTNVSGGQKQRLSIARALVKDAPIYIFDDSFSALDFKTDQLLRKAIHENYGGATLLIVAQRVNTILDADQIVVLDNGAVVGIGTHHELLKSCPTYYEIAASQLSEEELTYGTK
- a CDS encoding ABC transporter ATP-binding protein → MARNRTHVPTGKPKDSKAAMKKLIALIKPYRVRFTMVIIAALVSTVLAIAGPKILGQATTVLFEGLVARVQGLGGVDFDEIGRILIILVAIYGFSFLFSAIQGYVMAGISRGITFKLRKDMHEKIEKLPLSYFDTTTVGEVLSLVTNDIDVIDSNLTSSLTQILTSVTTIIGVLIMMISINWQMTLAALLVLPISFGIIMFIFGKSQKYFTSQQANLGDINSHIEEMYSSHVLIKAYNGEATAMQQFDEINDRLYASAWKSNFFSGLVQPIMNFVGNAGYVVISILGGWFATQGIISVGDIQSFVQYMRNFLNPIAQLGSISSQFQQSIAASERVFEYLEQPEEVAETTETHDLSKVKGEVTFDHVHFGYVPQTTIINDFSAEVKPGQKIAIVGPTGAGKTTIVKLLMRFYDVTSGSIKIDGVDIRDYQRSELRELIGMVLQDTWLYSDTIMENIRYGKLEASDEDVLTAAAKAQVDHFVRTLPEGYNTVLNEETSNVSQGQKQLLTIARAILADPKILILDEATSSVDTRTEVLIQRALDTLMEGRTSFIIAHRLSTIRDADLILVMDKGDIVEMGNHEELLKQNGFYAVLYNSQFSED
- a CDS encoding helix-turn-helix transcriptional regulator, whose translation is MTLGERFITLRKEKGFTQDDVADRLNVSRQTISNWENGSAAPSIQKAKELAALYQISLDAMVGNAPIHKPHNNLMKAWEGKVCKVLMTGDYVSANALQYPARVIEVDDEWITLEFQKKKGQRETEIMNIETIKGLIEVGDER
- a CDS encoding YjjG family noncanonical pyrimidine nucleotidase, giving the protein MKYDTLLIDIDNTLFDFDAAQDIAFEKVLEDLGIPYSEAIKQKYLETSHSLWKGYEEGRNSKDDIWNKRFVITTEGYDVPYTGLEMDDMFRAHLAANNIYMPYAEEFLQAVADDFRLVVVTNGVSETQFLRLKNAGITDLFELVVVSSDTGYAKPHNGFFDYAFDRLDNVDLSRTLILGDSLTADMQGGINAGISTCWYNPKGVENTTTIGVDYEVHDLRDVLEIVR
- a CDS encoding NifU family protein, with product MTLEERIVRSLDKIRPYIQRDGGDMEFVSVDDKGIVTVRLLGACIGCGLIDYTLKGGVEALLMDEIPEVNGVISEDFF
- a CDS encoding divergent PAP2 family protein, which encodes MSSNLYPIISAVVANLLAQLLKPFFYYLRTGEKDLSFIFESGGFPSSHTSLVVGLTMAYGYLSNFQSQFFFISLVFSLTVIYDAANVRYYAGQNIKMTKQLIQDIEVLTQTTLENPVYREKIKEVLGHKWVEVIGGFLLGFITASILYFFQG
- a CDS encoding glucose-6-phosphate isomerase, translated to MVKVDLSHALLKGNVLDHQSEVTRIHEMIHNRTGRGNDYLGWLDWADTYDKDEFARIKVAAQRIQDQADVLLVCGIGGSYLGARAAIEMLQGPYPKNNLEIIYVGNTFSSTAIVRILDYIKDKRVALNVISKSGTTTETALAFRLIRQFMEEKYGEAEAATRIYATTDAEKGLLKPLADEKGYETFVIPDDIGGRFSVITPVGLLPIAAAGISIDDFMQGVKDATFELNNPALESNPAYVYGTVRNMLYNDGKAVEMFVSYETHLVYLAEWWKQLFAESEGKEGKGLLPASVNFSTDLHSLGQFIQDGTKNIFETVVLIDNPMEDTTVPTEANDLDQMNYLAGKSLNWINEKAFEGTLEAHEITGGVPNIILSIEKADAYHFGYLVYFYFKALAMSAYMLDVNPFDQPGVEVYKKNMFRLLGK